The following nucleotide sequence is from Endozoicomonas sp. GU-1.
GATGGACTCCGGGTTGCAATTGATCGCCTCCATCCGTTTGGCTGCAAATCCATCAATCTTCCATACCAGGGTACCGTTCCAGGATGCTGTTTTGTCCTGTAAGGCATTGACTTTAAGGGTTCCAGCCACCTGACGCAAAGTAGCGGGATCAACATCCCTGAGTTGACTCATCAATTGAAGTGCATTGGTAATGTCGTTTTTGATATTAGCAATAGCGAGACGATTTTCTTCAGTCTGAGATTCTATATTATTGTAGAGTTGCTTAAAGTCAGGCGGTAACGAGGTACTGGGAGACGTTCTCAGCTCCTGAAGTTTTTCGTTAAATTCCCGGGTAATTTGTTGCATTTGCTGTTTCATTAACTCCATACCTTGATCCAGTGATGCCATCCTACTCTCGATAGATGGTTGTGGCTTTGAGAGTAGCCATTCCAGCCTTTTCATCTCATCAACAAGCTGATCTATCCTTCGGGAATCCTCTGAAATATCGTGTTGCAGCATTCTTATCCTGTCTTTCATGGGAATATTTTCACATCTGTCGAGATGACCCTTGATATCGTTATAAGACCCGCGCCATGTGCAACCAGTGTTTCCATAGGTGGTGTTTGAAGGGCATTGACTTTGATAAACAAATTTGATTTCCCGGGTTGAATTGGTGTCCGGAAAAAGGGCGTCTTTATCTATAGGGCAACGGTAGTCAGATAAATCACCCGGGGGGAAGTTTGGTTGTTTATACTGCTCATGGTGTACGCAATGACGACACAGTAAATGCCCTTGATAGCATTGGACTATGTCTCCGAGGATGTGATCCCTGCTACAACGTTCTACATTTAGGTACGATGGGGGCAGCTCAGTGATAATCCTGACACCATGGTGGAAAAAAGTGTTGATGAGATCAGGAGGAAGCCCAGAGGAATTATTTGTCGCTGGATTGTCAGGGAGGGCTCTACCAGAAAGCATTGCAGTAAATGACGGAAATGGCTGGGCGGCTTGCATTTGAATTTCCTGTTATCACGTTCAAGCCCTTTGGATCATGAAACAGGATGAAAAGTTTCAGGCAGTAATATTTTTGTCGTGAAAAATTCCTGAGTCCGGCGCAGCCAATCAAACGGGCGGTGTGTTCATAGACTGGCTCATAAGTACTACTAATATTTTATTACATCGGTTGTTCTAGGTGATTGTACGTAAAACGACTGTCGCTTATTGATTAAAGTCAAAATTTCTCTATCATGCGCCTCACTTCCACGGACTGACCCAAACGGTCACCCACGGATCAGCAGAATGAATCATCATCGCTGACCGGGAAGTGCGGTTTGAAAATGGTTGTTTGGAAGTAAATGAAAAATAACCGGTTGACAAATCAAACTGGCGCGGTAAGATGCGCCTCCGCTGACAGGGCTTCGGGCAACGTCAGCGAGTTGGAAAGCTTCTGAAAAATGATTGCTTGACAACGAAGGTCGCCACGGTAAGATAGGCGGCCTTGCTGATCGGCACTGACTGCTGAACCAGCGATTGAATCACCATGATTCAATCAGTTCTTTAACAAGATATCAGACAATTCGTGTGGGCGCTTGTGCGATTGCATCGGTTACAAAAGGTTAACGCCTTTTGTTAATAGTTAAATGCGACGCTTAAGCGAACATACTCGTTAATTTGCAGTAAGTTCTATTGAGCATATAAATTTTTCGCATGAAAAATTTAAACTGAAGAGTTTGATCATGGCTCAGATTGAACGCTGGCGGCAGGCCTAACACATGCAAGTCGAGCGGTAGCAGGAAGTGCTTGCACTTCGCTGACGAGCGGCGGACGGGTGCGTAACACGTAGGAATCTGCCTGGTAGTGGGGGATAGCCCGGAGAAATCCGGATTAATACCGCATACGCCCTACGGGGGAAAGGAGGGGATCTTCGGACCTTTCGCTATCAGATGAGCCTGCGTCGGATTAGCTTGTTGGTGGGGTAAAGGCCTACCAAGGCGACGATCCGTAGCTGGTCTGAGAGGATGATCAGCCACACTGGGACTGAGACACGGCCCAGACTCCTACGGGAGGCAGCAGTGGGGAATATTGCACAATGGGCGAAAGCCTGATGCAGCCATGCCGCGTGTGTGAAGAAGGCCCTAGGGTTGTAAAGCACTTTCAGTGGGGAGGAAAGGTTGAAGGTTAATACCCTTCAGCTGTGACGTTACCCACAGAAGAAGCACCGGCTAACTCCGTGCCAGCAGCCGCGGTAATACGGAGGGTGCGAGCGTTAATCGGAATTACTGGGCGTAAAGCGTGCGTAGGCGGCCACCTAAGTTGGATGTGAAAGCCCCGGGCTCAACCTGGGAACTGCATCCAAAACTGGGTGGCTAGAGTACGGGAGAGGAGTGTGGAATTTCCTGTGTAGCGGTGAAATGCGTAGATATAGGAAGGAACACCAGTGGCGAAGGCGACACTCTGGCCTGATACTGACGCTGAGGTACGAAAGCGTGGGGAGCAAACAGGATTAGATACCCTGGTAGTCCACGCCGTAAACGATGTCTACTAGTTGTCGGTTGTCTTGTACGACGGGTAACGCAGCTAACGCGATAAGTAGACCGCCTGGGGAGTACGGCCGCAAGGTTAAAACTCAAATGAATTGACGGGGGCCCGCACAAGCGGTGGAGCATGTGGTTTAATTCGAAGCAACGCGAAGAACCTTACCTGGCCTTGACATCCTGCGAACTTTCTAGAGATAGAAGGGTGCCTTCGGGAACGCAGAGACAGGTGCTGCATGGCTGTCGTCAGCTCGTGTCGTGAGATGTTGGGTTAAGTCCCGCAACGAGCGCAACCCTTGTCCTCAGTTACCAGCACGTTATGGTGGGCACTCTGGGGAGACTGCCGGTGACAAACCGGAGGAAGGTGGGGGACGACGTCAAGTCATCATGGCCCTTACGGCCAGGGCTACACACGTGCTACAATGGTGCATACAGACGGTTGCCAAGCCGCGAGGTGGAGCTAATCTGAGAAAGTGCATCGTAGTCCGGATTGGAGTCTGCAACTCGACTCCATGAAGTCGGAATCGCTAGTAATCGTGAATCAGAATGTCACGGTGAATACGTTCCCGGGCCTTGTACACACCGCCCGTCACACCATGGGAGTGGGTTGCTCCAGAAGTAGTTAGTCTAACCGCAAGGAGGACGATTACCACGGAGTGATTCATGACTGGGGTGAAGTCGTAACAAGGTAGCCCTAGGGGAACCTGGGGCTGGATCACCTCCTTAAACGAAAACCGACGTCCATAAGCGTTCACACGAATTGTTTGATGATAAAACTGCATGCGCAGTTTTATTAGTCATTGTTCTTTAAAAATGTGGAATCCAAATTTAAGCTGAATTGATTTAAATAATTTAACTTCGGTTAAATCGTTTAAAGAAAATTCTTGCTGAGACACTCTCAAGTTAATTACCGAAAGGTAATAGCTAATGTGTATGGCGATGAATTTCGAAAGAAATTCATTTGATCGTTAAAGGTAGTTGTATTGACTGACCTCTAATGATTTACGAAAGTAAATCGTTTCGGGTTATATGGTCAAGTGACTAAGCGTACACGGTGGATGCCTTGGCAGTCAGAGGCGATGAAGGACGTGGTAATCTGCGATAAGTCTTGGGGAGCTGATAAACAAGCTGTGATCCAGGAATTTCCGAATGGGGAAACCCAACGGCGTAAGCCGTTATTCCTTACCTGAATACATAGGGTCTGGAAGGCGAACCCGGGGAACTGAAACATCTAAGTACCCGGAGGAAAAGAAATCAATTGAGATTCCCCCAGTAGCGGCGAGCGAACGGGGACCAGCCCTTAAGTAATTTTTGGTTTAGTGGAAGACTCTGGAAAGTGTCGCCATAGTGGGTGATAGCCCCGTACACGAAAGGCCAATCATTGTGAAATCGAGTAGGACGGGACACGTGAAATCCTGTCTGAACTGTCTTCGGACGAGGGGGGGACCATCCTCCAAGGCTAAATACTCCTGACTGACCGATAGTGAACCAGTACCGTGAGGGAAAGGCGAAAAGAACCCCGTTGAGGGGAGTGAAATAGAACCTGAATCCGTGTACGTACAAGCAGTGGGAGCACCTTCGTGGTGTGACTGCGTACCTTTTGTATAATGGGTCAGCGACTTACTTTCAGTGGCAAGGTTAACCGTTTAGGGGAGCCGTAGGGAAACCGAGTCTTAATAGGGCGTGTTCTTAGGAACAACAGTCGCTGGGAGTAGACCCGAAACCGGGCGATCTATCCATGGGCAGGTTGAAGGTTGAGTAACATCAACTGGAGGACCGAACCGACTATCGTTGAAAAGCTAGCGGATGACCTGTGGATAGGAGTGAAAGGCTAATCAAGCCCGGAGATAGCTGGTTCTCCTCGAAAGCTATTTAGGTAGCGCCTCGTGTCTCACCATCGGGGGTAGAGCACTGTTTGGGCTAGGGGGTCATCCCGACTTACCAACCCCATGCAAACTCCGAATACCGATGAGTGCAATCACGGGAGACACACGGCGGGTGCTAACGTCCGTCGTGGAAAGGGAAACAACCCAGACCGTCAGCTAAGGTCCCAAAGTTCTAGTTAAGTGGGAAACGATGTGAGAAGGCCCAGACAGCCAGGAGGTTGGCTTAGAAGCAGCCACCCTTTAAAGAAAGCGTAATAGCTCACTGGTCGAGTCGGCTCGCGCGGAAGATTTAACGGGGCTCAAACTAGACACCGAAGCTACGGGTACACACGTTTGTGTGTGCGGTAGAGGAGCGTTCTGTAAGCGGTTGAAGGTGTGTTGAGAAGCATGCTGGACGTATCAGAAGTGCGAATGCTGACATGAGTAACGACAAGGGGAGTGAGAAGCTCCCCCGCCGGAAGACCAAGGGTTCCTGCGCAACGCTAATCGGCGCAGGGTGAGTCGGCCCCTAAGGTGAGGTCGAAAGACGTAATCGATGGGAAACAGGTCAATATTCCTGTACCCCTTTTGACTGCGATGGAGTGACGGAGAAGGCTAGGTCGGCGCAGCGTTGGTTGTCTGCGTTTAAGATCGTAGGCTGGGGTTTTAGGCAAATCCGAAACCTCAAGGCCGAGAATTGATGACGAGGCTCTACGGAGCTGAAGTGATTGATGCCATGCTTCCAGGAAAAACTTCTAAGCTTCAGGTCATAAGGGACCGTACCCCAAACCGACACAGGTGGTCAGGTAGAGAATACCAAGGCGCTTGAGAGAACTCGGGTGAAGGAACTAGGCAAAATGGCACCGTAACTTCGGGAGAAGGTGCGCCGGCTTTGGTGATCGGACTTGCTCCGTAAGCTGAGGCTGGTCGAAGATACCAGGTGGCTGCGACTGTTTATTAAAAACACAGCACTGTGCAAACACGAAAGTGGACGTATACGGTGTGACGCCTGCCCGGTGCCGGAAGGTTAATTGATGGGGTTATCTCACCTCCAGATTGCTTTTGCTGCAAGGCAAATGATGGAGCGAGCGAAGGAGTTTACAAAAAAATGACTGAGCGAGCGGAATCATTTAACGCAGTCAGCAAGAGCAATGTGGTGGTGAGAGAAGCTCTTGATCGAAGCCCCGGTAAACGGCGGCCGTAACTATAACGGTCCTAAGGTAGCGAAATTCCTTGTCGGGTAAGTTCCGACCTGCACGAATGGCGTAACGATGGCCACGCTGTCTCCACCCGAGACTCAGTGAAATTGAAATCGCTGTTAAGATGCAGCGTATCCGCGGCTAGACGGAAAGACCCCGTGAACCTTTACTACAGCTTCACAGTGGATCTTGATGTTGCCTGTGTAGGATAGGTGGGAGGCTTGGAAGCGGTGACGCCAGTCATCGTGGAGCCATCCTTGAAATACCACCCTGGCAATATTGAGGTTCTAACCCGGGTCCCGAAACGGGATCGGGGACATTGTGTGGTGGGTAGTTTGACTGGGGCGGTCTCCTCCCAAAGAGTAACGGAGGAGCACGAAGGTGTGCTAAGTACGGTCGGACATCGTACGGTTAGTGTAAAGGCACAAGCACGCTTGACTGCGAGAGGTACATCTCGAGCAGGTGCGAAAGCAGGTCTTAGTGATCCGGTGGTTCTGCATGGAAGGGCCATCGCTCAACGGATAAAAGGTACTCCGGGGATAACAGGCTGATACCGCCCAAGAGTTCACATCGACGGCGGTGTTTGGCACCTCGATGTCGGCTCATCACATCCTGGGGCTGAAGCCGGTCCCAAGGGTATGGCTGTTCGCCATTTAAAGTGGTACGCGAGCTGGGTTTAGAACGTCGTGAGACAGTTCGGTCCCTATCTGCCGTGGACGTTGGAAGTTTGAGAAGAGCTGCTCCTAGTACGAGAGGACCGGAGTGGACGGACCACTGGTGTTCGGGTTGTGTCGCCAGACGCATTGCCCGGTAGCTATGTTCGGACGGGATAACCGCTGAAAGCATCTAAGCGGGAAGCCCCCTTCAAGATGAGACTTCCCTGAGGACTAGATCCTCCTAAAGAGCCGTTAAAGACTATGACGTTGATAGGTTGGGTGTGTAAGTGCTGTGAGGCATTGAGCTAACCAATACTAATGACTCGTGCGGCTTGACCATATAACGCCAAAGCGATTTAAAAGACAGTGGGCAGTCGACAGTAACCAGTCGGCAGTCAACCGCCATACGCAAAGAGTGTACAGCAAGAAAGCTTAATGAAGGATTCCAGAGTGAGTAGAAGTCAACTGGCGACTGCCAACTGCAAACTGCCCACTCAAAAAAGTTTAGCCTGGCGACCATAGAAGGTTAGAACCACCTGATCCCATCCCGAACTCAGCAGTGAAATGACCGATCGCCGATGGTAGTGTGGGGTCTCCCCATGTGAGAGTAGGTCATCGCCAGGCACCATATTTACCTTGGGTAAACTCAAGGCTGCAAACCCCGATAGAGCAATCTGTCGGGGTTTTTGCATTGTGCTATAGATATTCACTTCAAAATAATCATCGTGACAGTATTTTTTGCAGAAAGCTGGGGAGTGGAGCCCGATTGGTTGCCAATTTACTAGACAGATGGTTTTACAGTTTGAGTTGGCAGGCACTGGTACCATGACTGCTGTGATTGTGGCCAGTTCCATGGCGGAGCTTTAAGGGTATAAATCCAGCGACATCAGTTGTTCAAAAGTCCAGGGGCAAGTATCGGGAAAGCTGCTGGCCGTCAGCCGTTTTTGGGGAGAGTGAATGTATTTGTTCATCTGTTCAACAGCTTCTGCCCTGGCCATTGGATAACTTTGCGCAATAGCATCCCTCAGATGATGCTTCAGGGATGGGCTGTCTGCCAGAAGGTCGGTAATGTCGCTGCGAGGATTGTTGATGCTCGGCAGCCAGGTATGAATCACTTTAGCCTGCACCCAGGGGTCTTGAAGCACCCGAAGCTGATAGTCCATTTTAAATAGATGCAGTATTAAAATTTTCGGCTCTTCAGGGATAACTGTGGGTAGAAATCAACAAATTTGAAAAAAAAAGCACCAGCGGCTGATTTCAGGTATGTTTTTATTTGCAGACAAAAACAAGAAGAAACGCCGCTGATGCTGATAAAAACTATCCTCAATAAAGTTCATAAACTCAAGTCATTTGTTTATCAGGATGTAAAACTCGGTCTCTATCAAGGCTCTGAAGTATTCAATGTCATCGTGGTCCCACGCAAGAACGGCCATGCTATTTGCTCAGGATGTCAGCAACCAGCTCCGGGCTATGACCGTCTTGCTGAACGTCGTTTCGAGTTTGTCCCTCTCTGGGGAATCAGGGTTTTTCTGCTCTACAAAATGCGTAGGGTTGAATGCAAGACATGTGGCGTAAAGGTTGAGCAGGTTCCATGGGCTGAAGGCAAGAAGGAACTCACCAAAGTTTACATGCAGTTTCTGGCAAACTGGGCTAGAAAGCTCTCCTGGAAGGAGGTCGCCCGTACTTTCAATACCTCGTGGGAGAAGGTCTTCCATGCTGTTGAGTATGTGGTTGAGTGGGGCAAGAAGCATCGTTCACTTGATAATATCAAGGCCATTGGTGTTGATGAGGTGGCGTATCAGATCGGCCATAAATACTTGACTGTTGTCTACCAGATTGATCGCGACTGTACACGGCTACTATGGGTTGGTCAGGAGCGTACCGAAGCTACGATTCGCAGCTTCTTCGCTTTCCTGGGTACACAGCGTAGCCAGCGGTTGGAGTATGTCTGTTCTGATATGTGGCAACCCTACGTAAAAGCGATTGCGGTGTTTGCCAGCCAAGCATTACATATTCTGGATCGCTTTCATATCGTTGCCATGCTGAATAAGGCCATTGATGAAGTCAGGGCCACGGAACACAAACAGCTTCAGGCAGATGGTTATGAACCGGTGCTGAAAAAAACACGCTGGTGTCTGCTCAAGCGAAAAGAGAACCTGACCGAGAAAGAAGAGATCAAGCTGAACACAGTGCTTCAGTACAACCTCAAAAGTGTCAGAGCCTATCTTCTCAGAGAAGAGTTCCAAGTGTTCTGGGACTACATTTCACCACACTGGGCAGGAAAATACCTGGACCGGTGGTGTACAAGAGTGATGCGATCAAAGATAGAACCGATGAAGAAAGTTGCTAAAACTGTTCGACGACACAAGCCACTTATCCTGAACTGGTTCAAGGCGAAAAAGGCGTATTCCAGCGGTATCGTTGAGGGTCTGAACACCAAGATAAAACTCACTACGAGAAAATCATACGGTTTCAGAACCTACAGATGTGCGGAAATTGCGTTATATCATGCGCTTGGCAAGTTACCTGAACCGGAAATGACCCACAGATTTTACTGACGAGGCAAATTTTCAAACCGGACTTTAGAGACTGTTGTAAAAGTTACTGACCATTAACTCAGGATAAAAAACTCAACGTCGTCTATAACTACAGTATCTGATTAGTTTAAGGAGGATAATTATGTATCCATCCGACCTGACCAATGACGAGTGGGCAATCCTCAAGCCTCTATTCCCTGACCCTGGCTATGATACTCCAAAAAATGGGCGACCACGCGACTGGAGTTATCGTCTGATATTGAATGCCATATTCTATCTCACTAAAACAGGCTGTCAGTGGCGAATGCTGCCTTCTGACTTTCCACCATGGAGTACTGTCTACACCTATTTTCGAATCTGGAAACAAGATGGCACATGGAAGAAGGTGCATGATGCTCTTCGTGACCAGGTGCGAATTCAGGCGGGCAAAGAGCCACAACCAACAGCAGCAAGCATTGACTCCCAATCCGTGAAAACCTCGGTAAAAGGGGGGGATCGAGGCTATGATGGCGGGAAGAAAATAAAAGGCAGAAAACGTCATATAGCTGTTGATACTCTTGGCCTGATTCTGGTGGTATGGGTACACGCAGCCGCATTTAGTGATAGTTTTGCAGGTCAATTCATACTGGCTCACCTTAAGAAATACTTTAAAAACATCCGGAAAGTCTGGGCTGATTGTGGCTACCGGGGTTACCTTGAAGAGTGGTTTTATCGCTTCAAACCCAAAAGGGAACTTGAAATCACAAAACGCCCACGGGGAAAGTTTGTCGTTCAAGCCAGGCGCTGGGTTGTGGAGAGAACCTTTGGCTGGTTTGAAGGATCCAGACGTTTATCTAAAGACTATGAACAGCTGCCAAGGAGTTCAGAAGCCTTCGTTTATATATGCATGATTCGCATAATGCTACGAAGGTTTAAGTAGTTTTAAAACAGCCTCTTAGGGAACGACGATTGTTTTTCACGGCTTGCCCTAATTCTTCCAGCAGGTTTTTTATATCAAGCCGATCAAGCTGGCCGGATTGTAAAAACTGTTTTTGCTGCTCTGCCCATTGCTCATAGTCGGTATCATAAAGATTGTTTTTGCTGTTCTGCATTGCCTGCATCCTTTTTATTTACTGTTCATTATTTTAGGCTACCCATGGCCAAATTTCCCGCGCTGCCCGCCAGCGTAGACCGCTATGTGCACGAGTTCCTGAACTGCCTGGCCGGTCGCAGCGGCAATGCCGGAGACAAGGCAGTACTGCACAGCGAGCTGGCTGAACTGGGACTGGCCAAAGAAATAGGCTAGCGGTTAAGTTTGCCTGCCTCTGCCGTGGGTTCCATTACTGATACCCTGAAACCGGTTCAGCCAGAAATCACGGTCCCGGTAGATAGTGATGGAGAGAGTGGAGTAACAGCGCTGGATACATCCACCGCAGCCAACGGCCTGTCCACCAACGGCATTTTTGGTGCCGTAATCCTGCAATGGGATGCCCCGGCTTACAACGGTCATAACCAAACCGAAGTGTGGCGAGCACAGATAGATGACCGGGCACAGGCTTCTCTGATCCATGAAGCCAATGGCAGCCGCTATACCGATGTCACCCGCAACGACTATCTGGTGCTGAAACAAGGCCGGATCGAGTTGTACTGGTCGTGCTGTGCATTATGAAGGCTAATCTGAACGATTGAGCAATATCGTGGCTTTTGCCAATGAAGGCTTCACCCGACAGTCATTTTGCTGAATTATAGGGAGTGTACCGTGCAGAATGTCTATGAAAAGGAATTCATATGAACCCAATAATCCGCGAGTATGTTTATGCCTATGCTGTGGAGGTGGACTGGGGTGATTTATTTCCAGTGCGATCAAAAGTGGCGGCAGCGCTGAACAGTGTATTCCCGGCCATTGTTGGCAACCAGGTTTCTTGCCATGGTTATATCCGCAAAGATCATGACTGCATCCTGAGTTATCAGGAAGCACTTAAACGGATGAAAAAGGTGCGGGTATCTGCGCCACTGAGAACAAAAATTATCCAGATGGCCCAGAGTATGGATTACTATTTTGCCGACGAAGCGCCGGTATTGGATGTTTATGTGACGTTTGATGGCAGCCCGGTGACCGTGATCAATGATGATGGCGAGTGCTGTTTTCCGACTCCATTTCCCCTGAGCACCTGGAAACGCATTACTGAGACGATGCAGCCAGAGGCTTATGCCCGGGCGAACTG
It contains:
- a CDS encoding IS5 family transposase — encoded protein: MYPSDLTNDEWAILKPLFPDPGYDTPKNGRPRDWSYRLILNAIFYLTKTGCQWRMLPSDFPPWSTVYTYFRIWKQDGTWKKVHDALRDQVRIQAGKEPQPTAASIDSQSVKTSVKGGDRGYDGGKKIKGRKRHIAVDTLGLILVVWVHAAAFSDSFAGQFILAHLKKYFKNIRKVWADCGYRGYLEEWFYRFKPKRELEITKRPRGKFVVQARRWVVERTFGWFEGSRRLSKDYEQLPRSSEAFVYICMIRIMLRRFK
- a CDS encoding ISL3 family transposase, encoding MLIKTILNKVHKLKSFVYQDVKLGLYQGSEVFNVIVVPRKNGHAICSGCQQPAPGYDRLAERRFEFVPLWGIRVFLLYKMRRVECKTCGVKVEQVPWAEGKKELTKVYMQFLANWARKLSWKEVARTFNTSWEKVFHAVEYVVEWGKKHRSLDNIKAIGVDEVAYQIGHKYLTVVYQIDRDCTRLLWVGQERTEATIRSFFAFLGTQRSQRLEYVCSDMWQPYVKAIAVFASQALHILDRFHIVAMLNKAIDEVRATEHKQLQADGYEPVLKKTRWCLLKRKENLTEKEEIKLNTVLQYNLKSVRAYLLREEFQVFWDYISPHWAGKYLDRWCTRVMRSKIEPMKKVAKTVRRHKPLILNWFKAKKAYSSGIVEGLNTKIKLTTRKSYGFRTYRCAEIALYHALGKLPEPEMTHRFY
- a CDS encoding DUF29 family protein, which encodes MPEEPKILILHLFKMDYQLRVLQDPWVQAKVIHTWLPSINNPRSDITDLLADSPSLKHHLRDAIAQSYPMARAEAVEQMNKYIHSPQKRLTASSFPDTCPWTFEQLMSLDLYP
- a CDS encoding DUF29 family protein, coding for MQNSKNNLYDTDYEQWAEQQKQFLQSGQLDRLDIKNLLEELGQAVKNNRRSLRGCFKTT